The genomic region ATTAGGAGCCCAGTaacgaaaattgaattttacTATCAAATTGTTAATCTAGGAGTGAAAAAGAATATGATACTTTATATTCGGAATTTGGTGAGGTCAATAAGATTATGTTTTTCAGTTCACAAGAAAACTCATTTTTGTTGGTTTCCTAGAGAATTGGGTTATTAgctatagcacgatattgtccgctttgggcctcggctatgccctcacggttttgtttctgggaactcacatgagaacttcctagtgggtcacccatcttgggattgctcttgcaagaactcacttaacttcggagttccgatgaacttcgaagccagtgagctcccaaaaggcctcgtgctatatggaggtggacatgtacatataaggcatagaggatccactcccctgggcgatgtggaatcTAACAAGCTATTAGGATCATGTATTAATAGGTTTTATGGTTTGAAATATAAGCTTCTGGATTTTTGAACTAAATAATTGTTTTAGAAGGTTTTGATACGTTGGTAAATTGCATTAGCTTGTACTGAATGTTATGTTGATTGGGAGCCATATATATTGGTTGGAAGCAGTTTTAAAAACTTTTGGATCTTAGTTTTCCTGGAAAGTTCTGTAAGCGTGTCATGGTCAGAAACAACTGTCTGCAGTTACAAGTCCCTATGTTTTCCAATGCCAAATACAAGAACTCTGATGTCACTACGTAAACCTTCATTCCACCAGGTGATCCAACAAAAATGGCGATGGTTAACATTGAAAATAGGCTTCCTCCCAGTTTAAAGTTAACACAATTGTCTCGCAACCTGACTGATTTGCTACCATATCTCTCTGTAAGAAGTGCTTTCAATTCCTTTTCTTGAGCTTCATTGAAATGTCTACAGGTGTGGATTCTATcttattttcaatatttacttATATCATTTCCATCTCAGTCTTTGGCTGATATTGTACCGAGGGACACTCTTCTTTGGAAGCTGAAGCTGCTCAAATCAGCTGCTGCTTATGCAAATTCCCGTCTCCATGCTGTTAAAGCTGAAGTGCTAGTGTTGGCTAGGTTAATATTCACTATACCTATTGTGGTTCTCTCTCACTCGCAATAAAAAATGATTATTGTAAAATtgtgtatatattttatttttattcttttttcagTGGCAAAGATTATATGGTTCCAAGTCGAAATGAAGCAGAACGTCTAGCACGTTCGTTACAGAATTGTACAGTACGACACTTCAATGACAATGGACATACTCTATTACTAGTAAGTTAAAATATGTCTGTATATTACTAGTCTGGTGCGATGCTACTGAATTTTCTGTAAGCTGTCATCGTTGATAACAAGTTTAACGACGTGTTTAGCATACATTGTTGAATGGATGCCCTTAATGATTTTGTTTAAACTGCATAGACGTAAGTATGCAACAGGTTGGACTGATCATGGTGAATTCTATCTTTTAAGTTAGCTTCAATTCGTCTGTTGGATAATAACATTAACTTTAAATTAATAACCAAGGTGCATTTCTGGATATGATTTTAGTAAAcagttttatttcatttcttgaaTATTGTTGAATCTGTTCTTTGAACTCAACATCCTTGTATTAATTCCCAAGTCGGATAAAATCtctggttgaagaataaagattTGAGTTTTGGCTTGAAGAACTCTCTCGGGATATCAATTGCGCATTTGACAATGGACACTAGACACTATTACTGTGACAACAATTTTGTTTGCTTTGATGCAAATTTCGCTATACTTTGCTGTTCCTGTGTAATATAAGCTTTACTTTTCGGGTGCCATTGACTTGTGAAGACGCTAATGTGATTGAATGTGCTCTACTGTCATGTTAAAAGGAAGATGGCGTTAATTTGATGTCAGTTATAAAAGGCACTTACAAATACCGTCGTTCAAGGAAGCATGATTATGTCTCAGATTTTCTTCCTCCTAGTATGTGGGAATTTAAAAATGCATCTGATAAACAATTCAGGTAAGTCAGTTCAACACtttcacttttcttttatttgttagtTTCGTCTTCTGTGATGCAGATTTCCAGGCATGTTAGTTCCAAAATGTACTTGTAGTATAGATACATCATGTTGGGTTTCACTTGCACCTAACCTGAACCCCGCTAAGTTGCATCCATTAACATATTTATTGGTTTGGGGCCAGAGCTGATACTGAAATACATGAATGTCAGATTATTAAGCCTAGCTACTGCTTCCGTAATGCTCTCAACGTTGGAAGATGGGAAAATAGTGAGAGGTCTTGCTGGAGTTCCTAATGAAGGACCTGTCTTACTTGTTGGTTATCACAATTTATTGGGATTGGAACTGAATTCTTTAGTTGAAGAATTTTTAAGAGAGAAGAGCATAATCGTTAGGGGAGTAGCACATCCAGAGCTGTTTTGGGGGAAGAACGGGACCTCGGCCCAATTGGACTTTCTCAAACTATTCGGTGCAGTACCTGTCACAGCAAAAAACCTTTTCAAATTGCTTAAAACAAAATCACATGTTCTGCTTTATCCTGGTGGTGCACGTGAGGCTCTCCATAAGAAGGTGCGCGCCAGGTTCCTCATTTCATCTTAAACCAATTTTCCGTTGGCTTAAGAatgttggtttttgttttgatcCGGCATTTTGCAGTTTTAAATGTGTGTGCAATGgattttacacacacacacttcatCTTGTTGGTAATTCATCTGTTATGGTTTTGGTTTCCCATGCCTATATGGTGTTTCTATAATTGGCAGGGTGAAGAATACAAGTTATTCTGGCCTGACCAACCGGAATTTGTGAGAATGGCTGCATGCTTTGGGGCCACAATTGTACCATTTGCGGCTGTAGGAGAAGATGACATACTAGAAGTAAGCTTGTGTTACTGTTCTTCCCAAAAGTTTTCTTAGCAAGATATGGGCCTCTTTCTCATAGCGTACAATAAGTTTATGAAATCTTGATCATCTATAGCTTTTAATACGTACATTATTTTCCCCCGATACCACTCGTTATTCTTTTCGGAAAACAGATAACGTTACAATACCATGCCTTCTTTTTACTTCTGAGCTAAATCTTCGGTTAACATTATATTTTGGTTCTTATATTGGATCCGGCAGTTGGTTCTTGACTACAATGACCTAATGAATATACCAGTGGTGAGTGACTATCTCAAAGACGCTAATCGCGATGCTATAAAACTAAGGTAATTATTCTCCGTGTTATTGTTTGTGTGTTCTCCCAACTCTAATCTTAATGGTCGCACATGGTTAAACAGAATTTGAATGTTCTCTGGTTTTGTAGGGATGAGTCAAGTGGGGAGGTTGCCAACACACAACTCTTTTTTCCAGGGGTTGTACCGAAGATACCAGGACGGTATTACTATTTGTTTGGGAAGCCCATAGAAAcaaagggaaagaaagagaTCCTGAAAGACAAAGAAAACGCGAACAAATTGTACTTGCAGATACAATCTGACATTGAAAACAGTTTAGCGTACTTAATTAAGAAGCGGGAGGAGGATCCTTATAGGAATATTTTTGACAGAACAGCATATCGGGTAACGTATTCCTCTGTAGAGGAAGTTCCAACGTTTGAGccttgaaaatttgattttgttggatatgTTCTTGTTTGTGGTGTATAATTATTTTTCCATGGAAGAGGTTTGTGTACTCCACTAGTTAATACAAGGTTCACATTCGTCCAAAGAAAACCATCTGTCTGTCTTTCTGCTCTTGATCTT from Pyrus communis chromosome 9, drPyrComm1.1, whole genome shotgun sequence harbors:
- the LOC137744886 gene encoding phytyl ester synthase 1, chloroplastic-like, coding for MLLEAMTSVIGFPGPHFCVLSSENKLRFRVQVRSLDSKDSPVLSSESFVSNGASVIEEREDGRGNGSLRFEVKKEEKRVEDGGGLESLKPLYDDGYGTVTVKDYFHANKETIKPDGGPPRWFSPIACGRPLNNSPILLFLPGLDGTGWGLILHHKALGKAFEVRCLHIPVNDRTPFEGLVKFVVETIRLEHASCPNKPIYLVGDSFGGCLSLAVAAHNPTIDLVLILVNPATSVERSQLQPLFPILEAMPDELHFAVPYLLGFVMGDPTKMAMVNIENRLPPSLKLTQLSRNLTDLLPYLSSLADIVPRDTLLWKLKLLKSAAAYANSRLHAVKAEVLVLASGKDYMVPSRNEAERLARSLQNCTVRHFNDNGHTLLLEDGVNLMSVIKGTYKYRRSRKHDYVSDFLPPSMWEFKNASDKQFRLLSLATASVMLSTLEDGKIVRGLAGVPNEGPVLLVGYHNLLGLELNSLVEEFLREKSIIVRGVAHPELFWGKNGTSAQLDFLKLFGAVPVTAKNLFKLLKTKSHVLLYPGGAREALHKKGEEYKLFWPDQPEFVRMAACFGATIVPFAAVGEDDILELVLDYNDLMNIPVVSDYLKDANRDAIKLRDESSGEVANTQLFFPGVVPKIPGRYYYLFGKPIETKGKKEILKDKENANKLYLQIQSDIENSLAYLIKKREEDPYRNIFDRTAYRVTYSSVEEVPTFEP